The following coding sequences lie in one Apium graveolens cultivar Ventura chromosome 3, ASM990537v1, whole genome shotgun sequence genomic window:
- the LOC141714404 gene encoding secreted RxLR effector protein 161-like produces MVVRSLEKNKDPFRPREKGEELLGPEVPYLSVIGALMYLANCTRPDIAFSVNLLARHSSAPTRRHWTSVKQIFRYLRGTMDMGLFYAKDSQVELVGYADAGYRSDPHKGRSQTGYIFMYSDTAISWRSTKQTLATISPNHAELLALHEANRDVYG; encoded by the coding sequence ATGGTTGTACGTTCACTAGAAAAGAACAAGGATCCATTCCGTCCAAGAGAAAAGGGAGAAGAACTTCTTGGTCCAGAAGTACCATATCTTAGTGTCATTGGTGCACTAATGTATCTTGCCAATTGCACACGTCCTGATATTGCATTTTCTGTTAATCTTTTGGCAAGACATAGTTCTGCTCCAACTCGAAGACATTGGACTAGTGTGAAACAAATATTTAGATATCTTCGAGGAACAATGGATATGGGTTTATTTTATGCTAAAGACTCACAAGTGGAATTAGTTGGTTATGCAGATGCAGGATATCGGTCCGATCCTCATAAAGGAAGGTCACAAACAGGTTATATTTTCATGTATAGTGATACTGCAATATCTTGGCGCTCAACAAAACAGACTCTTGCAACAATTTCTCCAAATCATGCTGAATTATTGGCCCTTCATGAAGCAAATCGAGATGTGTATGGCTGA